In the Quercus lobata isolate SW786 chromosome 5, ValleyOak3.0 Primary Assembly, whole genome shotgun sequence genome, one interval contains:
- the LOC115990700 gene encoding stemmadenine O-acetyltransferase-like: MPPVYISSICLYNKNDAYSKFSSETAKYSVLKKSLSNVLKCYYPLAGCIKDNLIADCNDEGVLLVELKKFLPCDIDGAHHLPFTIQVNYFSCGGIAIGACISHKIADGSSFGIESSDFYYDKEKLVLKRFVFSSASIEALKAKYVESSGLEYPVYPSRVEALLAFIWSRHVVATDQMKSKIERLHIILHTVNLRTRMDPPLSDYSFGNLFQVTITIVSKETSWEDWYGIVVKLRDAKRKIDKDYVKKLQGSEHLDILKELSGKIMTQDNVILNFTALIVRVSLI, encoded by the exons ATGCCTCCGGTGTATATTTCTTCTATCTGCTTGTACAATAAGAATGATGCTTACTCAAAATTCAGCAGTGAAACTGCCAAATATAGTGTGCTGAAGAAATCATTGTCCAATGTCTTAAAGTGCTACTACCCTTTAGCTGGCTGCATTAAAGACAATCTTATTGCAGATTGCAATGATGAAGGTGTCTT actcgTAGAGTTGAAGAAATTTCTTCCATGTGATATTGATGGCGCACACCATTTACCGTTCACTATTCAAGTCAACTACTTCTCTTGTGGTGGTATTGCCATTGGTGCATGCATTTCTCACAAGATTGCTGATGGCTCATCCTTTGGCAttgaaagctcggattt CTATTATGACAAAGAGAAGCTTGTATTAAAGAGATTTGTGTTTAGTTCTGCTTCAATTGAGGCACTTAAAGCAAAATATGTAGAAAGCTCAGGCTTAGAATACCCGGTATACCCCAGCCGTGTTGAGGCCTTGTTGGCTTTTATATGGAGTCGACATGTAGTTGCCACTGATCAAATGAAGTCTAAGATTGAAAGGCTGCACATAATTCTTCATACAGTGAATTTGAGGACGAGAATGGATCCCCCATTATCTGACTATTCTTTTGGAAATTTATTCCAAGTCACAATAACCATCGTGTCTAAAGAAACCAGCTGGGAAGATTGGTATGGCATTGTGGTCAAGTTGAGagatgcaaaaagaaaaattgacaaGGATTACGTGAAAAAACTACAAGGTAGTGAACACTTAGATATTCTCAAAGAGCTGAGTGGAAAAATCATGACACAAGATAATGTTATCTTAAATTTCACTGCATTAATTGTGCGGGTTTCCTTGATATGA